A stretch of the Candidatus Methylopumilus planktonicus genome encodes the following:
- a CDS encoding EVE domain-containing protein, translated as MRYWLMKSEPSDVSIDDLAKLPKQTIDWYGVRNYQARNFMRDLMKVGDLAFFYHSNCDVPGIAGVVKVSQLAYPDRFQFQKGHKYFDPKSTPENPRWLNVDVTLVKKTNLLSLKELREFKALENMRILQKGNRLSITPVSEDEWKFIEKYLK; from the coding sequence ATGCGTTATTGGCTCATGAAATCTGAACCATCTGATGTGTCTATAGATGATTTGGCAAAGCTTCCTAAACAAACCATTGATTGGTACGGCGTTAGAAATTATCAAGCAAGAAACTTTATGCGAGATTTAATGAAAGTGGGTGATCTTGCATTTTTTTATCACTCAAATTGTGATGTTCCTGGGATTGCCGGTGTTGTTAAGGTAAGTCAGTTAGCTTATCCGGATCGTTTTCAATTTCAAAAAGGTCATAAGTATTTTGACCCCAAATCCACACCTGAAAATCCACGCTGGCTCAATGTAGATGTAACCCTTGTTAAAAAAACAAATTTATTAAGTCTAAAAGAACTAAGGGAGTTTAAAGCGCTAGAAAATATGCGCATATTACAAAAAGGAAATCGTCTCTCCATTACGCCGGTTTCAGAAGATGAGTGGAAATTTATTGAGAAATATTTGAAATAA
- the metK gene encoding methionine adenosyltransferase — MSEHLFTSESVSEGHPDKVADQISDAILDAILEQDPTARVAAETLTNTGLVVLAGEITTTANVDYIKVARDTIRYIGYDNTDYGIDYKGCAVLVAYDKQSPDIAHGVDVALDDPLNQGAGDQGLMFGYACDETAQLMPMPIWLSHRLMERQSYLRKDGRLPWLRPDAKAQVTLKYKDHKPQSIDTVVLSTQHDPEVSLETIRESVIEEIIKPILPKELMKGDIKYLVNPTGRFVIGGPQGDCGLTGRKIIVDTYGGSAPHGGGAFSGKDPSKVDRSAAYAARYVAKNIVAAGLASRCLVQISYAIGVARPTSVMVETYGTGKIADDKLTTLVLEHFDLRPKGIVQMLDLLRPIYKKTAAYGHFGRDEPEFSWEAADKAQILKSAS, encoded by the coding sequence ATGAGCGAGCATCTATTTACTTCGGAATCTGTTTCCGAAGGTCATCCAGATAAAGTAGCTGATCAGATATCCGATGCGATTCTTGATGCTATTTTAGAGCAAGACCCTACTGCTCGTGTTGCAGCTGAAACACTAACAAATACAGGGCTTGTTGTATTAGCAGGTGAGATCACCACGACAGCTAATGTGGATTACATCAAAGTTGCCCGCGATACGATTCGTTACATTGGATATGACAATACGGATTACGGCATTGATTATAAAGGCTGTGCTGTTCTTGTTGCCTATGACAAGCAGTCACCTGATATTGCTCATGGTGTGGATGTCGCTTTAGATGACCCATTAAATCAGGGCGCAGGTGATCAAGGTTTAATGTTTGGTTATGCCTGTGATGAAACAGCACAGTTGATGCCTATGCCTATTTGGCTATCTCACCGTTTAATGGAAAGACAGTCTTATTTAAGAAAAGACGGCAGACTTCCTTGGCTGCGTCCGGATGCTAAGGCACAAGTTACTTTAAAGTATAAAGACCATAAGCCTCAATCGATTGATACAGTTGTGCTATCAACGCAGCATGACCCAGAGGTGTCACTCGAGACCATTCGCGAATCAGTGATTGAAGAAATTATTAAGCCTATTTTGCCTAAAGAGCTTATGAAAGGCGACATCAAGTATCTTGTAAATCCTACTGGCCGATTTGTTATTGGAGGACCCCAAGGCGATTGTGGGCTTACTGGGCGTAAAATTATTGTAGATACCTACGGCGGTTCTGCACCTCATGGTGGCGGGGCTTTCTCAGGAAAAGATCCGAGCAAAGTTGATCGTTCAGCAGCATACGCTGCGCGCTATGTGGCTAAAAATATTGTGGCAGCAGGCTTAGCCTCTCGCTGCTTAGTTCAAATTTCATATGCGATTGGCGTTGCAAGACCGACCTCAGTTATGGTGGAAACTTACGGCACAGGCAAGATTGCAGACGACAAATTGACCACATTAGTTCTTGAGCATTTTGATTTAAGACCTAAAGGCATTGTGCAAATGCTTGATTTATTACGTCCCATTTATAAGAAAACAGCGGCTTATGGGCATTTTGGCCGTGACGAGCCAGAATTTTCATGGGAAGCAGCAGATAAAGCTCAAATCCTGAAATCAGCAAGTTAA
- the phoU gene encoding phosphate signaling complex protein PhoU: MASEHSYKEYDLELEAVRAKVLKMGGLVEENILSAIESLKKDDVDLANKVIKIDEKVNGLEMEIDEDASRIIAKRQPAAGDLRMIISILKSITDLERIGDEATKIARTAIRVNENPNIKKIKIGEIKLMVEAVHSMLKTVLDSFARLDISKTIEIAKKDEAVDDQYRATIRELLTYMLEDSKAISVSLELLVVVKALERIGDHCKNISEHIVYAVKGADIRHSTIKEMQKTIAE; this comes from the coding sequence ATGGCTTCAGAACATAGTTATAAAGAGTACGACCTAGAATTAGAAGCGGTAAGAGCGAAGGTCTTAAAAATGGGCGGCTTAGTCGAAGAGAATATTCTTTCTGCTATTGAGTCTCTTAAAAAAGACGATGTCGACTTAGCGAATAAAGTGATTAAAATCGACGAAAAAGTCAACGGCCTTGAAATGGAAATTGACGAAGATGCATCTCGCATTATTGCGAAAAGGCAGCCTGCAGCAGGCGACCTTCGTATGATCATTTCGATCCTTAAATCCATCACAGACTTAGAGCGCATTGGTGATGAAGCAACAAAGATTGCACGCACAGCTATTCGCGTTAACGAAAATCCAAATATTAAAAAAATCAAAATCGGTGAAATTAAACTGATGGTAGAAGCTGTTCATTCGATGCTTAAAACCGTATTAGACTCATTCGCACGACTAGATATTAGTAAAACAATTGAGATCGCAAAAAAAGATGAGGCGGTAGATGATCAGTATCGCGCAACTATTAGAGAGCTTCTCACTTACATGCTCGAAGACTCAAAAGCTATTTCAGTGTCTTTAGAGTTACTCGTGGTCGTCAAAGCCCTTGAGCGCATTGGTGATCATTGCAAAAATATCTCAGAACACATTGTGTATGCTGTGAAGGGTGCTGACATTAGACACTCAACAATCAAAGAGATGCAAAAGACGATTGCTGAATAA
- a CDS encoding oxidative damage protection protein, with protein sequence MARTVKCVKLDKELDGLDFPPYPGPLGKRIFESVSKEAWAGWLKHQTMLVNENRLSFVDPAARKYLTEQTEAYFFGDGADNASGYVPPKS encoded by the coding sequence ATGGCAAGAACAGTGAAATGCGTCAAATTAGATAAAGAATTAGATGGTTTAGATTTTCCACCTTATCCAGGGCCTTTAGGCAAACGTATTTTTGAGAGTGTATCTAAAGAGGCGTGGGCAGGTTGGCTTAAGCACCAAACGATGTTAGTGAACGAGAACCGATTGAGTTTTGTGGATCCTGCGGCACGTAAATATTTGACCGAACAAACTGAAGCTTATTTTTTTGGTGATGGTGCGGATAATGCGTCGGGATATGTACCACCTAAAAGCTAA
- the ahcY gene encoding adenosylhomocysteinase, with translation MNTVTNQNLNTQDYLIADINQADFGRKEIAIAETEMPGLMAIREEYSKVKPLKGARISGSLHMTIQTAVLIETLKDLGAEVRWASCNIYSTQDHAAAAIAKNGTPVFAFKGETLDQYWEYTHRIFEWSDGGYTNMILDDGGDATLLLHLGTRAEKDAALISKPSSEEEVSLFNSIKQQLAIDPHWYSERLKHIKGVTEETTTGVHRLYQMHKEGKLAFPAINVNDSVTKSKFDNLYGCRESLVDAIKRATDVMIAGKVAVVAGYGDVGKGSAQALRALSAQVWVTEIDPICALQAAMEGYRVVTMDYAAEHADIFVTATGNYHVITRDHMSRMKHQAIVCNIGHFDNEIDVASLNDCTWEEIKPQVDHVIFKDGKRIILLAKGRLVNLGCGTGHPSYVMSSSFANQTIAQIELFAHSEKYPVGVYTLPKHLDEKVARLQLKKLNAQLTNLSEVQAKYIGVKEEGPYKPEQYRY, from the coding sequence ATGAATACAGTGACTAACCAAAATTTAAATACACAAGACTATCTTATTGCCGATATTAATCAGGCTGACTTTGGCCGAAAAGAAATCGCCATTGCAGAGACTGAAATGCCAGGCCTCATGGCTATTCGTGAAGAATATTCAAAAGTAAAACCATTAAAAGGTGCGCGCATTAGCGGCTCACTCCATATGACGATTCAAACAGCAGTGCTTATTGAAACCCTCAAGGATTTGGGGGCTGAGGTGAGATGGGCATCTTGCAACATCTATTCAACTCAAGACCATGCAGCAGCAGCGATAGCTAAAAATGGGACGCCTGTTTTTGCTTTTAAAGGTGAAACGCTTGATCAATATTGGGAATATACGCATCGTATTTTTGAATGGAGCGATGGCGGCTATACCAATATGATTCTAGATGATGGTGGCGATGCAACTTTACTTCTTCACTTAGGTACGCGCGCTGAAAAAGATGCTGCATTGATTTCTAAGCCATCAAGCGAAGAGGAAGTTTCACTTTTTAATTCAATCAAGCAACAGTTAGCAATAGACCCTCATTGGTATTCTGAAAGGCTTAAACACATTAAAGGGGTGACTGAAGAGACGACAACAGGCGTTCATCGTTTATATCAAATGCACAAAGAAGGTAAATTGGCCTTCCCTGCAATTAATGTCAATGATTCAGTGACTAAATCTAAATTTGATAATCTTTATGGCTGCCGCGAATCTCTAGTAGACGCTATTAAACGTGCAACGGACGTGATGATTGCAGGTAAGGTAGCTGTTGTGGCTGGATACGGTGATGTAGGCAAAGGTTCAGCACAAGCGCTTCGCGCTTTGTCTGCACAAGTATGGGTCACAGAAATTGATCCTATTTGCGCACTTCAAGCTGCAATGGAAGGGTACCGAGTCGTGACCATGGATTATGCTGCTGAACATGCTGACATTTTTGTAACCGCCACTGGCAATTATCATGTAATTACTCGTGACCATATGTCGCGTATGAAGCATCAAGCGATCGTTTGTAATATCGGCCACTTTGACAATGAAATTGATGTTGCATCTTTAAACGATTGCACATGGGAAGAAATTAAACCGCAAGTTGACCACGTGATTTTTAAAGATGGTAAAAGAATTATCTTGCTTGCAAAAGGTAGGCTCGTGAATTTAGGATGTGGCACAGGGCATCCAAGTTATGTGATGAGCTCATCTTTCGCGAATCAAACGATTGCTCAGATTGAATTATTTGCGCACTCTGAGAAATATCCAGTCGGTGTATATACCTTACCAAAACATTTGGATGAGAAAGTTGCTCGCTTGCAATTGAAAAAATTAAATGCTCAACTTACGAACTTGTCAGAAGTACAGGCTAAGTATATTGGCGTTAAAGAAGAAGGACCTTACAAGCCTGAGCAGTATCGTTATTAA
- the xerC gene encoding tyrosine recombinase XerC: MEHNHFQKSYIDYLTFEKGLSSNSIKSYVHDLAQLVVLIEHDRFESFTIQDIRRASAKLNSRGLHGKSIARMLSAWRGFFNYLIERHQFKENPVKDVHAPKSAKTLPQTLSIEQIVKLVSIDDTSLLGLRDKAFLELFYSSGLRLSEVVNVNINDLDLQEGIITVIGKGNKTRMVPIGQKAIHAIQCWIEKRAAIKTEDKSVDALFITERGKRMSARAIQYRIQMWAIKQGIDSTVHPHLLRHSFASHMLQSSQDLRAVQEMLGHANISTTQVYTHLDFQHLASIYDKAHPRAKKK; this comes from the coding sequence ATGGAACATAATCACTTCCAAAAAAGCTATATCGATTACCTTACCTTTGAAAAAGGTCTTAGCAGCAACTCAATTAAAAGTTACGTGCATGATCTTGCCCAGCTTGTAGTCCTTATTGAACATGATCGTTTTGAATCCTTCACTATCCAAGACATCAGACGTGCAAGTGCTAAACTGAATAGCCGAGGACTCCATGGCAAATCAATCGCACGTATGTTATCCGCATGGCGAGGATTTTTTAATTACCTAATTGAGCGCCACCAGTTTAAAGAAAACCCCGTCAAAGATGTTCATGCACCTAAGAGCGCTAAGACATTGCCGCAAACTTTATCGATTGAGCAGATAGTTAAACTCGTTTCGATTGATGACACCTCATTATTAGGCCTAAGAGATAAAGCCTTTTTAGAATTATTTTATTCATCCGGATTACGTTTAAGTGAAGTAGTGAATGTCAATATCAACGATCTCGATCTTCAAGAAGGCATCATCACTGTCATAGGTAAAGGCAATAAAACGCGTATGGTCCCCATAGGCCAAAAAGCTATCCATGCCATTCAATGCTGGATTGAAAAACGCGCGGCTATCAAAACAGAAGATAAATCGGTGGATGCTTTATTTATTACCGAACGAGGAAAACGTATGTCAGCCCGAGCTATTCAGTATCGCATTCAAATGTGGGCTATCAAGCAAGGTATTGATAGCACCGTCCACCCTCATTTATTAAGGCATAGTTTTGCCTCACACATGTTGCAATCCAGTCAAGATTTAAGGGCTGTTCAAGAAATGTTAGGTCATGCCAATATCAGTACCACACAAGTTTATACCCATCTAGACTTTCAGCATCTTGCAAGTATTTACGATAAAGCACATCCAAGAGCCAAAAAGAAATAG
- a CDS encoding lysophospholipid acyltransferase family protein, which yields MLSRLSLFFIAIFFQLPLFILHGLGELLGLVAYQFDRRFKERIDANLKHAFISSDENNLKELTQLSVREIGKCLMEAPAIWFSSPQKNFRWIKQCYGWQHVETALKKKKGIIFLTPHLGCFEITAQYYAHFHPITVLFKRPKLNWLASIVLSGRRHSQVHLAEANLHGVKQLMQALKKGEAIGVLPDQVPNEGQGVWAQFFNTPAYTMTLVSKLAESSNATVLIGFGHRLSRGRGYDVYIEPLGQDHSPQGINDRLEMLIRKYPTQYLWNYQRFKKPNK from the coding sequence ATGCTTTCAAGACTATCCTTATTTTTCATTGCTATATTCTTTCAGTTACCTCTCTTTATCTTGCATGGATTAGGAGAGTTGCTAGGTCTTGTTGCTTATCAATTTGATCGTCGGTTTAAAGAGCGAATAGATGCTAATTTAAAACATGCTTTTATTTCATCCGATGAAAATAATTTAAAAGAACTTACACAATTATCGGTCCGAGAAATTGGAAAGTGTCTTATGGAGGCACCTGCAATCTGGTTTAGCTCACCTCAAAAGAATTTTCGCTGGATCAAACAATGTTACGGATGGCAGCATGTTGAAACTGCTCTCAAAAAGAAAAAGGGTATTATTTTTTTAACGCCTCATTTAGGCTGTTTTGAAATTACTGCTCAGTACTACGCGCACTTTCACCCCATCACTGTTCTATTCAAGCGTCCAAAACTAAACTGGCTTGCAAGTATTGTTTTATCTGGAAGACGTCATTCCCAAGTTCATCTTGCTGAAGCTAACCTCCATGGCGTTAAGCAATTAATGCAAGCATTAAAAAAGGGCGAAGCAATTGGCGTATTACCTGATCAAGTTCCCAATGAAGGCCAGGGCGTATGGGCTCAATTTTTTAATACGCCCGCCTATACCATGACGCTTGTTTCTAAACTTGCAGAATCTTCGAACGCAACTGTTCTCATTGGTTTTGGCCATAGACTTTCGCGTGGCCGGGGATATGACGTCTATATTGAGCCCTTAGGTCAAGATCACTCCCCCCAAGGCATTAATGATCGACTCGAGATGCTCATTCGAAAATATCCAACACAGTATCTTTGGAATTATCAGCGATTTAAAAAACCAAACAAATAA
- the dapF gene encoding diaminopimelate epimerase, with protein sequence MKLHFTKMHGIGNDFIVLDHTKSPFKLSKDAIRSLSHRQLGIGFDQLLVVENTLLENVDFKYRIFNQDGGEVEQCGNGARCFYRFVKDKHLTHKQSIRVETKSGVIELTEDNEHMIEVNMGEPIFNTKLIPFISDFEKDEYPISIDLPHQKETINMAVLSMGNPHAVITVKDTLQAHVETLGAYLESHALFPKRVNVGFMEIVSPHHIRLRVFERGVGETLSCGTGACAAAVSGIKRHLLISPVKVDMPGGSLSIDWKGSSSPVMMKGPAVSLYEGDIEIT encoded by the coding sequence ATGAAACTTCATTTTACAAAAATGCATGGAATTGGTAATGACTTTATAGTGCTCGATCATACAAAGTCACCTTTCAAGCTATCTAAAGATGCGATTCGATCCTTGTCTCATCGACAACTCGGCATTGGGTTTGATCAGCTTCTCGTTGTTGAGAATACATTACTCGAAAACGTTGATTTCAAATATCGTATTTTTAATCAAGATGGCGGCGAAGTTGAGCAATGTGGCAATGGTGCACGTTGTTTTTATCGATTTGTAAAAGATAAGCACTTAACCCATAAGCAATCCATTCGCGTAGAAACAAAATCGGGGGTCATTGAACTCACTGAAGATAATGAGCATATGATTGAAGTAAATATGGGTGAACCTATTTTTAATACTAAACTTATTCCATTTATTTCAGATTTCGAAAAGGATGAATATCCCATTTCAATAGATTTACCTCATCAAAAAGAAACCATAAATATGGCAGTATTATCCATGGGCAATCCCCACGCAGTGATCACTGTAAAAGACACCCTTCAAGCTCATGTTGAAACATTAGGTGCTTATTTGGAATCACATGCACTTTTTCCAAAACGCGTTAACGTTGGATTTATGGAAATTGTATCGCCCCATCATATTCGTTTGCGTGTTTTTGAAAGAGGTGTAGGTGAAACACTTTCCTGCGGAACAGGAGCATGCGCTGCAGCAGTATCAGGGATCAAACGTCATTTACTTATATCACCAGTGAAGGTTGATATGCCTGGCGGGTCGTTATCCATCGATTGGAAAGGGTCTTCATCTCCTGTAATGATGAAAGGCCCGGCCGTCAGTCTCTATGAGGGAGATATTGAGATCACTTAA
- the ilvA gene encoding threonine ammonia-lyase, biosynthetic produces MKNGYVKRINEARVYDVAKKTPLEFQTHLSSRFHNQIFLKREDLQPVFSFKLRGAYNKMAGLSKPQLDKGVITASAGNHAQGVALSAQKLGCRAVIVMPTTTPLIKIDAVKHRGAEVVLWGDSYSDAYQYALEIEKKEGLTFVHPYDDPDVIAGQGTIAKEILDDFKKPIHAIFCCVGGGGLLAGMATYIKAMRPEIKVIGVEAKDAEAMSLSLKAGKRVVLDQVGLFADGAAVKEVGQVTFPLCQAYVDEMIVVDNDAICAAIKDVFEDTRSILEPAGALSVAGMKVYMKKHNLKDETLVGIASGANMNFDRLRFVSERAEIGEKREAVLAVTIPETPGAFKNFCRLLGQRNITEFNYRFSDPKQAHIYVGLATNDKDEPSQIKAMLDKEGLPTIDLTNNEVAKLHLRHLVGGHSPQAKNEMVFRFEFPEKPGALMKFLETMGHNWNISLFHYRNHGADFGRVLVGMQVPPEDEINFEVFLNQLGYPFWDETDNPAYKLFLG; encoded by the coding sequence ATGAAGAATGGCTACGTAAAACGTATTAATGAGGCGCGCGTATATGACGTGGCAAAGAAAACACCACTTGAATTTCAGACACATCTCTCAAGTCGTTTTCATAATCAGATTTTCTTAAAGCGGGAAGATTTGCAACCTGTCTTTTCATTTAAATTACGCGGCGCCTATAACAAGATGGCAGGCTTATCTAAACCGCAGCTAGACAAGGGTGTCATCACAGCCTCTGCGGGCAATCATGCACAAGGCGTTGCGTTAAGTGCACAAAAACTAGGATGTCGCGCTGTGATTGTCATGCCGACTACAACCCCCCTCATTAAAATTGATGCTGTAAAACATCGTGGCGCTGAAGTGGTGCTATGGGGCGATTCTTATTCAGATGCTTACCAATATGCGCTTGAGATTGAGAAAAAAGAGGGCCTCACTTTTGTGCATCCTTACGATGATCCAGACGTAATTGCAGGGCAGGGAACGATCGCTAAAGAAATTTTAGATGACTTTAAAAAACCGATTCATGCGATTTTTTGCTGTGTTGGCGGCGGCGGCCTTCTTGCAGGCATGGCAACTTATATCAAAGCGATGCGACCTGAAATTAAAGTGATCGGTGTTGAGGCCAAAGATGCAGAAGCTATGAGCTTATCTTTAAAAGCAGGCAAGCGTGTGGTGCTGGATCAAGTAGGGCTTTTTGCTGATGGCGCAGCTGTGAAAGAAGTAGGCCAAGTGACCTTCCCACTTTGTCAGGCTTACGTCGATGAAATGATTGTGGTGGATAACGATGCCATTTGCGCTGCCATTAAAGACGTTTTTGAGGATACGCGTTCTATTTTAGAACCAGCAGGCGCTTTATCGGTTGCAGGTATGAAAGTTTATATGAAGAAACATAATTTAAAAGATGAGACTTTGGTAGGCATTGCATCGGGCGCTAATATGAATTTTGATCGTTTACGTTTTGTGTCCGAGCGAGCTGAGATTGGTGAAAAAAGAGAAGCTGTGCTTGCAGTCACCATACCTGAAACTCCAGGAGCCTTTAAAAACTTTTGTAGGTTATTAGGCCAGCGCAATATTACTGAATTTAATTATCGTTTCTCAGATCCTAAGCAAGCACATATTTATGTAGGTCTTGCAACCAATGACAAAGACGAGCCATCACAGATTAAAGCTATGCTCGATAAGGAAGGCTTGCCTACCATTGATCTCACAAATAATGAGGTGGCAAAACTTCACTTAAGACACCTGGTAGGCGGACACTCACCCCAGGCTAAGAATGAAATGGTTTTTAGATTTGAATTTCCAGAAAAGCCAGGCGCTCTCATGAAATTTTTAGAGACGATGGGACACAATTGGAATATCAGCTTATTTCATTACCGCAATCATGGTGCTGACTTCGGTCGTGTTTTAGTTGGCATGCAAGTGCCGCCAGAAGATGAGATTAATTTTGAAGTCTTTTTGAATCAATTGGGCTATCCCTTCTGGGATGAAACAGATAATCCAGCCTATAAACTTTTCTTAGGTTAA
- the rpiA gene encoding ribose-5-phosphate isomerase RpiA has translation MAFTQDELKQQVAKAAIEYVKSGIIGVGTGSTANYFIDELAKVKHKIDGAVASSEASADRLRKHGIEVFDLNSVNSMDIYVDGADEITEHMHMLKGGGGALTREKIVAAVAKTFICICDETKYVPVLGKFPLPVEVLPMAKSYVARELTKLGGQPQLRNFTTDNGNVILDVHGLVIKDPIAMEATINQMVGVVTNGLFAARPANILLLATKDGVKTITK, from the coding sequence ATGGCATTCACGCAAGACGAATTAAAACAACAAGTTGCAAAGGCTGCTATTGAATATGTAAAGTCTGGCATCATTGGTGTAGGGACTGGTTCTACTGCAAATTACTTCATAGATGAATTAGCAAAAGTAAAACATAAAATTGATGGTGCGGTTGCAAGTAGTGAGGCATCAGCAGATCGTTTACGCAAACATGGCATTGAAGTTTTTGACTTAAATAGTGTGAATAGCATGGATATTTATGTCGATGGTGCGGATGAAATCACAGAGCATATGCATATGCTCAAAGGCGGCGGTGGTGCTTTAACGCGAGAGAAAATAGTTGCGGCAGTTGCTAAAACCTTCATTTGTATATGTGATGAAACAAAATATGTGCCCGTCTTAGGCAAGTTTCCTTTGCCTGTGGAAGTGCTCCCGATGGCTAAAAGTTATGTGGCTCGAGAACTGACCAAATTAGGTGGGCAGCCTCAGTTACGAAATTTTACGACCGATAATGGTAACGTCATCTTGGACGTTCATGGTCTTGTGATTAAAGACCCTATCGCGATGGAGGCTACCATCAATCAAATGGTGGGGGTCGTCACTAACGGTTTATTTGCCGCACGTCCAGCTAATATCTTATTATTGGCTACAAAAGATGGGGTTAAAACTATCACAAAATAA
- a CDS encoding cell division protein ZapA, translated as MSSKNITVTIMAREFIVACPEGQEKSLLDSVQYLNQKIDLIESQGSIVGIDRIIIMAALNITNELINQSPSDDLSLSQFRHKISSIEHQIDEVLAQN; from the coding sequence ATGAGCTCAAAAAATATTACTGTCACTATCATGGCGCGTGAATTTATCGTTGCTTGTCCAGAAGGCCAAGAAAAAAGTTTATTAGATTCCGTGCAATATTTAAATCAGAAAATTGATCTCATCGAATCTCAAGGCTCTATTGTAGGGATCGATCGCATTATCATCATGGCAGCACTTAATATCACCAATGAACTTATTAATCAAAGCCCTTCTGATGATTTAAGCTTATCTCAATTCCGCCATAAAATTTCATCGATTGAACATCAAATCGACGAAGTGCTTGCACAAAACTAA
- a CDS encoding beta-propeller fold lactonase family protein has translation MQVIKSVVVLGLLISSLIANAEDRGKAYVSNQEGGVSVINLNTMETEDSIDIQAKNPRGIGITEDGHYLITANKDDENLSVFDLKTNQFVKHISVGKNPEFVRIFKGQVFVSTEPASTGKPPVAGKEDDDKDEPKIPARIAVVDLVKGKKVRDIIGGPETEGIEFSKSGKEIIVTNEADNTITVHNFSNGKLLKTISTKKYGDRPRGIKVSPNGKYYVATLEYGNNFIVLDSQFKHLKTVATGESPYGVSFDREGKRLFVATSKAKTLEVYDTANFEKIKDIPTGRRCWHFSFSPDDQDILLACGKSDEVLVIDADKLEVTKRIPNKEIPWGIVVYPKAMGSLDTVK, from the coding sequence ATGCAGGTTATAAAATCAGTTGTCGTATTGGGATTACTTATTTCATCTTTGATAGCCAATGCTGAAGATCGAGGTAAGGCTTATGTATCCAATCAAGAAGGCGGTGTGAGTGTTATTAATTTAAACACTATGGAAACAGAAGACTCAATCGATATTCAGGCAAAAAATCCACGCGGTATTGGTATCACGGAAGACGGCCATTATTTAATTACTGCAAATAAAGATGATGAAAATTTGTCTGTGTTCGATTTAAAAACGAATCAATTTGTGAAACATATTTCAGTCGGTAAAAATCCAGAATTTGTTCGTATATTTAAAGGGCAAGTTTTTGTGTCAACCGAGCCAGCGTCGACCGGTAAACCACCTGTGGCGGGCAAAGAAGATGATGATAAAGATGAACCAAAAATCCCTGCGCGAATTGCAGTGGTTGATTTAGTAAAGGGTAAAAAAGTTAGAGATATTATCGGTGGCCCTGAAACAGAAGGTATTGAATTTAGTAAAAGTGGAAAAGAAATTATTGTGACCAACGAGGCTGACAATACAATCACAGTGCATAACTTCAGTAATGGTAAATTATTAAAAACGATTTCAACTAAAAAATACGGAGATCGTCCACGAGGCATTAAAGTGTCGCCGAATGGAAAGTATTATGTGGCAACTCTGGAGTATGGAAATAACTTCATTGTCCTAGACAGTCAATTTAAACATCTTAAAACTGTGGCGACAGGAGAATCGCCATATGGCGTTAGTTTTGATCGAGAAGGTAAGCGTTTATTTGTCGCAACTTCAAAAGCAAAAACATTAGAAGTGTATGACACCGCTAACTTTGAGAAAATTAAAGATATTCCAACGGGTCGACGCTGTTGGCATTTTAGTTTTTCACCAGATGACCAAGATATTTTACTTGCTTGCGGAAAATCTGATGAAGTGCTTGTCATTGATGCAGATAAATTAGAAGTGACTAAGCGGATTCCAAATAAAGAAATTCCGTGGGGTATTGTTGTTTATCCAAAAGCTATGGGTAGTTTAGACACCGTTAAATAA